The window ACGTCGAGCGGATCCGGACCGCGCTACCGCAGGTTCCGGTCTACGTCGGGAGCGGCGTGACGGAGGCATCGATCGCGGGCGTGCTCGAGGCGGCCGATGGGATCATCGTCGGAAGCGCCTGCATGAAGGACGGCAGGGCGGGCGGCCCGGTGATCGAGCAGCGGGCACGCGCGCTCGCGGCGAGGGCACTGAGCGAATGATGCGGACAGGGGTCTGCTGAACAGGACGTCGGGAGGGCGTCGGATGCTGAGGATCTACGACACGCTCGCCGGGAAGAAGAAGGAGTTCGAGCCCGTCCGCGAGGGCAGGGTGGCCATGTACTTCTGCGGCATGACCGTCCAGTCGGAGCCGCACATCGGTCACATGCGGGCGGCGCTCGTCGCCGACGTGTTCAAGCGGTATCTCTCGTACCGCAGCTTCGATGTGACGATGGTCATGAACTTCACGGACATAGACGACAAGATCATCGTCAAGGCCGCCGAGCGCGGTGTCGGCTATCTCGAGATAGCCGAGGAGAACATCAAGCGCTTCATGGACTTCCTCGAGTTCCTCGGAGCGGTCCCGGCCGACGTCTATCCGCGTGCGACGGAGCACATCGATGAGATCATCGACCTGGTGCAGATGCTCATCGAGAAGGGCCACGCCTACGAATCCGGGGGCGACGTCTACTTCGAGGTAAAGTCCTGGCCGCAGTACGGGAAGCTGTCCAAGAAGCGTCTCGAGGACCTGCTGGCCGGTGCGAGCGAGCGCGTCGAGCTCGACGAGAAGAAGCGCCACCCCGAGGACTTCTGTCTCTGGAAGGCCGCCAAGGAGGGCGAGCCTTCCTGGGACAGTCCGTGGGGGAAGGGCAGGCCGGGCTGGCACATCGAGTGCTCGGCGATGTCCAGGAAGTACCTGGGTGACCACTTCGATATTCACGGGGGCGGCACTGAGCTCATCTTCCCACACCACGAGAATGAGATGGCTCAGGCCGAGGCCGCGACGGGCCGGCCGTACGTCAATCACTGGGTCCACCACGGCCTGGTCAACCTCGCCGGAGAGAAGATGTCGAAGTCGACCGGTCACTTCCGGACGATGGAGGAGATCTCGCGGCGCTTCCCGTCGGAGGTCGTGCGCTTCTACCTGCTGTCGACGCACTACCGCTCAGAGATCGAGTTCTCCGACGAGCGGCTGGCCGAAGCCGAGACGGCCATCGAGCGGTTCGAGAACCTCTTCCGGACACTCGAGCGATCGGTGGGTCCCGAGAGCGACGACGACTCCGGAGGCGAGCCCTCAGACGGCGTCGCTGCGGTCCGGGACCGGTTCATCGAGGCGATGGACGACGACCTCAATACGGCGCAGGCGATCGGACATCTTTTCGAGGCCGTCAGGCTCATCAACCAGGAGGTTGAGGCAGGGGCCGACGAGGCGACGCTCCGTGCGGACCGGCGGACGCTCCGGGAGCTCTCGGACGTTCTCGGTATTCTGCCCGAGCTGGGAGGGGAGGAGGACGACGTTCCGGACGAGGTCAGGAAGCTCGTCGAGGAGCGCGCCGAGGCCCGCGCCTCGAAGGACTGGGGACGGGCGGACGAACTCAGGGACCGGATCGCCGAGGCCGGCTACGCCGTGGAGGACCTTCCCGAGGGTCCCGTCGTGAGGAAGACCGGTCGGGGAGAGTGACCGCGGTCACACCCGGGGCCGGACCCGCGTGCCTGCGAGGTTTCTGAACAGTCATTCGGGGTTGACACGGCCCCTCATCTCGCCTAAACTCATCCATTCGTAGCTGGCGGTGTCTTCGCCTTCAAGCCACCCGCCGGACCGAGCTGTGGATTCGGGCT of the Candidatus Effluviviaceae Genus V sp. genome contains:
- a CDS encoding cysteine--tRNA ligase: MLRIYDTLAGKKKEFEPVREGRVAMYFCGMTVQSEPHIGHMRAALVADVFKRYLSYRSFDVTMVMNFTDIDDKIIVKAAERGVGYLEIAEENIKRFMDFLEFLGAVPADVYPRATEHIDEIIDLVQMLIEKGHAYESGGDVYFEVKSWPQYGKLSKKRLEDLLAGASERVELDEKKRHPEDFCLWKAAKEGEPSWDSPWGKGRPGWHIECSAMSRKYLGDHFDIHGGGTELIFPHHENEMAQAEAATGRPYVNHWVHHGLVNLAGEKMSKSTGHFRTMEEISRRFPSEVVRFYLLSTHYRSEIEFSDERLAEAETAIERFENLFRTLERSVGPESDDDSGGEPSDGVAAVRDRFIEAMDDDLNTAQAIGHLFEAVRLINQEVEAGADEATLRADRRTLRELSDVLGILPELGGEEDDVPDEVRKLVEERAEARASKDWGRADELRDRIAEAGYAVEDLPEGPVVRKTGRGE